The window TTACCTCATCCACCATACATCAATCATTGACTGAAAAGATGCATCAAAATATATGTCCGAACGACATTAAATCTATTATTGTAATAAGCCCGTTATAAAACTACTTTTCACGACACGCTTATCATACTCAACACATTCATCAGTGTTTCTTCCGCCAGAAATTGGATTTGGCGTATGGGCAATAGCGCAAAGTGCGTAAAATAACTAGGCGGAAGGTTGGCTGGCGTAAGTCACATGCCTGGGCACCTTCAAGCCCATAAGGGAGTCGGTAAATGTAGGGCACTGACGTTACCCTTTTGCCCGTCGTACCATTTTGCTTGTTTCTAAAGGTTCTGGCCGTACTGGCTGGCTGTCTAGCAATCTTCATTCAACCCGGCCCTTCCAATATAAAACCAAGGCACGAGCGAGGTGACGCCAGCTAAACGTAAACCGCAACAGTAGATCTAGCGCACCAAATTCATTGttaagaaaattcaataaaaccTTCCTGAATTGCGGttcgtgtatgtatgtgtaagTTTATTCATAGCTTATCCAAACTTGGTGAAATATCGTATTTACTAATTCGAAACAACGATGTCAATCGTTACGGAGCACGGCGGAAAAGGTTACGCGCCATTACCGCAAAGTATGAGCAATACGGATACTGAGAATGAGGATGAGGGTGTCGAGAAAAAGTCATGTCAATCTACAAAGCACGATTCAACGACGATGCAGGGGAATGTGAGATTTTTCCCTCTCGACGAATCTAAAAACCTGGCAAACAGACTGAAGAATGGTCGAAACACTAGTTTGGGGTACTGCAGCGACGATATACCGATAATGGTTATTGACCAGGATGCAAACAACGACCTGTGGAAGAGACCGCACATGTCTTTCTTACGGCAATTATTTTTGGCTGCTTCCATCCTACTCTGTCTAGCAACGATAGTCATATTTCTATACGTTCTTCCCTGCAATGAATCTAACTCGCTACGACCAGCTATTAAAAATCGCCCAGCCTTACTCTGGGACAACACTCTTCAAGGCATGGGTATGCACAACCACACTAAGACAGCAATTCATCAATCAGtaaatcaatcatttttacCATCATTCTTTATCAACAAATCAGTTTTTCAGTAactgtaatattaattttctatcGTGTGATATCGCATCTGACTTGATCTGATTGAAAAGACACatctcaacaattttttacgaaacattcacatttttcaagttttgtcGTAATGACATAGTTCATCTTCgatttttgttaatttaataaatttcctCTTGACTCTAGTACCTAACATTCATGTCTTTGAATTCAGCAGCATTTTTTTGTGATGAATCTTGTTTGCTATGTACTTACTCAACAATGCAAAACTATTACTACTATTAAAGAGTGATCACAAATACATTTATCATAATTGACtggaaaattaaaacttttgACTTCCGTTAGAAATTGAATGAGCAATGATAATCCTTGACAAGATTTCAGTTTCATTGTATAGTGAAATGTTTATTTATCTGACAAGTAACAAAGtcatgaaaaattgagaaaacgTTACCTCAGTAAATAAGAACAAAGTTATTTATAGAATCttcgaaaatgaataataattttttcttggtTTGAATACTTTATGAAAATAACAGCAGAAATTTAATGTCCTCAAATTTtaatcgttttgaaaaatattaatctcATGAGgatttttcttcagaattATACGGACCCATCCTAGTTATTCCTGGCACCCCACGAAACCTAGTAATGATGTATCGAGAACAACTATATGGGGACTCAGTTGGAAAAATGCAAGGGTCAATGGTGCCACTTCGAAAAGGTGGAGTAATTTCGATACACGGAGGTAATGGTTTACTTCTTTGGGTTGTTCGGCTGTCATACCCGCCAACAGAGATAGTTTGCAAAAATCTTAACATGGATAAATCCAGAAAGCCAGAAACCACCTGTCTAGTCGCAGGAGAGCCAGGACTGATCAGCATTAATTCAACTACTGGGTTGACGCAGTGGAGCATTAGCGCGTCTACTCATTCAAAGCTGCCTATGCTTTTACCTGATATTGATGGTGATGGAATCGCCGATCTATTAAGTGTTGTGATATCTAAGGACCAGAAGAAACAAAGTCCAGCTTTATTCTCTGGAAAAAGTGGATCACTGCTGGGTCAAGAACTGAAACCAGAGTGTCGTCGTGTATACGTTTCCAGCTTAGATTCCAATGATACAATATCTTACCTCTGTGATGACTCTAATGGAAAACGTCAGTAACAgtacacaatattttaatttttcaaagattgtGAACAGGATGAACATTGAAAGGGATTACCTATTTTTGGAGAACTAGCGTGAATTAAATGAATCTTTCAATAACACAAGAGTTATTATAGCAGTTGGCAAAGATTTgaaggtgtaaaaaatgtgtGAAGTATCCTCAGATCTGGAAAAGATGAATATCTTAAGCTGATTgactgaaaatttgtatttgcACCATTAGCTAGTGAATATTTAGAGTAAAGAAGAAATACTTATGTTTAGGGAGTTCAGGTTTTTATAAACCTTTCctggaagaaattaattttttattttcacgcatGAGTGTgaagcagttttttttatatttatgaatTCACGTATAACAAAATTGTATTACCATGTCATTATTGTCTTACAACTCGTTCAATATGGCTACTTtgtattttctattccttAGAAAATCTGACCATAAACTGCTTTCAAAgacttttcaatttattttgatgtaattttcacattcaatttttcaaaaatatgttctGTATGTGTTTATAAACTGCATCAAATATACTTTAAATATGCAACAATTTACGTCTTGCAACGATTGAAACGATTTTGATTACATATTCAGATCATCATGGATTTGTGTCTAACCTCACCACGAATTGTACTCATACATTGTTTCTCCCATTCCAGAATCCACGAAAACAATAACCCTCAAGGAGTTGTTCCCTAGGATACAGTATCCTGAGGCCATGGAGAAGATAACTGATGAACTGAACGAGTTACAAAACCCTGTTGTTCCGTCCGCGCAAAATTCGGATCAGCATATTGTGCGCCTAACTGCGTTTCACCAGCTGGGAATAGAACATCAAGGAACATGTCCTGGTGATCTTTGTCAAACAATAATGAACATCACTTTTCAAAAGGACTCGAACCAGCCGCGTATGATTTGGAAGAGTTACGGACCAAACGCATACGGAATGAAGCCGGCCATTTTCACACAGATTAACAATCCACTCGTGACGGGGTTTGTGATGAAATTCTGGCAATGGACTCCAGATTCacaaatagataaaataaactCGAGCATTGTGCGGCGTACGGTAATCGAGCGAACATTGGTAGTGATAATAGATGCGGCTGAGGTTCACCCTGTAAATGCAAGCCAGACTGAAATCACTCAAATATGCGATGGTACAAATTGCCAGCCAAGTTTGGAGCTACAAAGCCAATCACTCGTCGTTACCGACCTGAACGACGACGGATCTAGAGAATTAATCAGCTATCAAACTTCGTATGAATTTCGCGATAATCTGCAATTACTCAAATCAAAGGTCGAGTTCATTATGCTCGATGCCGAGGTAGCAAAATTAACGCAGATTATAATATCGTAAATTGTTACAAAATATCGGTTCAATGCAATAGTCTATCACCTGAATTAACTACATGCATACAATTATACTATTTCTGTGCTTCTCAAAGTTGTTTATTAACTTTATCAGCACGAAATATGATTCTACACGAAATAGATTATATCTTCAAAGAATTCTGTGCAAAAATAGTCATTacatttaatttaattttaattaatacattatatttaaaaaaaaattcataaaatatcgtcaaatttttgtcGTATTCATCAATGCAAATCGACTGTGATGCTTTAAAGATGTTCCCtagttattatattttatgaattttattaaaaatcgaGTGAACATTTTGATCCACAAGCTTTGAACGTACCTAAGTTTTTGCCGCCTTCAATCTTTATAGAAAATCTGTAATCTAAACGTTCCTAGTCACGAATAAGTATTAAATAcctatattttaatttaccaATATTTCTAATACTTTTATTCCACTTGACATTGGTTTTAAATGTGTCCTAATttgtaaatgaagaaaatttaaataatataattatatacacaactaaaaattcgattttgtgCATTTCTACTCTCAACACTTCTCCCAGCTTCGCGACATGATATGCGTATACCCatagatatgtatacatgtgtgtgtcaAACGCATTTAGAATCCGTGATATAataaggaaaaacaaaaaccttacgattatttacaaaatcgaACCTTATACTGTTCAATTTACGGACTAAAAACATTACGGTCACAGTGAgatgccaattttttttctctttcatagGCAAATTGGCTGACACCAGACATTTCAAATCTGAAATGAATTGATTGAGATTATCCATAAAAGCTACGACTgtaaaaatcttaaaattcGTTGTAGCTATGAGTGTGATAAAGTACCGGACTAGGTATACGTGATAAACGTGTTTATTCGCAATATTACTATacgaaatttataattacacgGTCTACTGATAGGAATTCTAATCTCTTCTACAGTGAGTCATTATCGATTTATTAGCTTGCCACGTAGACTAAACGCTTTTTACTTATtatctacatatatatctgAATAATAAAGGGAAGtcaaagggaagaaaaaaaacggaggtaagataataaaagaaaaaccggAACAAGATTGCATATGCGCACTGGTGGCGCGTGTCTCCTCCCGTATTCATGTCGACGCGCCATGTCAACAATCACACCTTTTATGGCCGCGAGGAGGGATCACAGCACAGAGTATGCATATACCGTATAATAATTCGGTTGTCCATGGAATATCGAGATTTAAAGATCTGCAAGGGTTAGTTTGATACAAAAGCGCGCACGTGATCGCGGTAAAACGAAGGGGGTGGGCGGGGGTGATCTTTGTGATAAACAAccgaaagagaaaaacgatACAAAGTATCTAACGAGGGTATGCGTAGTGATCATTGTGGCATTACAATAATGTGCGCGCGGTTAAATTAGCGGGTAGAAAGTAAACGATATCGTCGTCGCCCCTTATCATTGGAAACTTAGAGGAagatagagaagaaaaaataattgcaatcGAATAACAATCGAGTAGGTCGTGGCGTTGCTGAGTGGCAGGGGAAGCAGATAGCTAGGTGTGTTGGTTCGTCGAGTGTGTAGATCTCGGATACAACAATATGGCGGCTAACCTGGAAGAGGAGCAAAGTTTGCGGGAGTGCGAGGAGTACGTTCAACGGCACAACATTCAGCAGGTTCTGAAGGACTGCATTGTCCAACTGTGCGTTGGCAGGCCCGAGAACCCAGTCTCGTTCCTACGCGAGTATTTCCAAAAACTTGAAAGGGTAAGAGCCTAATAACCGACAATACATCGCTCGTCTATCTGTTTCGTGATCGTCGTCTGTCACGCAACCTTCAATGTTCAAAAACCCATATGTGTGCAcccattatttatatttaccgAGTCGCTACGTCGTCTCTCGCGAGTCGTGTCCGTCGTCTTCGTCGTCTCGTTGTCGCGTAGGAAATTGACGATGACCCGGTTGCGTTTGATGTCTGACGTCACGCCCACGACACCAACCACGGCCTGTAGGTTTACACACGCCTTACACATGCATGCACATCGGCAGCTGTGTTAAatcttatatgtatacataccgtATGCGATTATAAACCCTGAATCGTAATTAAATCGTCCCGAGAATTTTCTTTACAGTCTTCGTACTGTTTCATCAAGTTAGGTTAATGATCACGTCGTAGATACAAATCGTCCCTGTGGAATCACAAGTCAAGACGGGAAAAAACGACGCAAATAAACAagagttatttttattcttccttcACTGTTTTCTTCTcggtttcttgttttttatttctttgtgcCGTATAGGTATATCGATTTTCCTATCCGTACACATGCTGAAAGGGATAGCGAAAGCAGCGCGGGGAGATGGGGGGGGAGGGATATTTTCTCTTATTGCATGCGCGGAGTATGAGAATGGATGTATTCATCCAAAAAAGATGACCTCGGTTCGTCAAATGTGAtgaagtaataataacaatgataataattttgaaaaactgtagCAATCCTTATTTACAAAAACCGAGAAAGTTTTCTTCCATACGAACAAGATCCAGGTTCTTTGAATTTTAGAATTGTCACTTCAACTATATTTGGGCATTAAAAACTGTACCTGAAATGTTACTCGTCACTTACTTCAATATTTAATATGACTTGTTTTTGCGACCCTGCCGTTATCAGCTTTTGGTATGTTCATCTATAGCGTACCTAAATTGAGACAATAAGAAATTCATttgtttgtagaaaaattatcgCGGGATCTAACCAAACGTTATTTAGAACGAACACtaaataatatcaaaattgTTGCTACAGCTGATTCATTATTGAATcgttgtacgtacgtacgtcaCACAATTTATTAATAGAATATTCCGagctgatttttttcgttcgtttcaaGTCTAAACTTAAGTTTCACTCTCAAGCGTCGTGCAAACAATATAGTTCACGCCTCATTCGAAAAGATCTGTGATATCTCACAGACACGAACGCAGCGAATTCGAATTGCGAATTGTGTGTTGCGTTACTcgtatagatatacgtatgtacatacctacgcTATgcattataggtatgtatataacgtggatatgtatttatacattttgcTGATTCgcttttttctcatttgttggagaattttttcgtcgtataaatattatcgcgcataaaaatgatcaaacagATACGTACAAGTGGCGTTTACGGCATGTGTGTTATACTGTTTATCTACCTTACATCGTACCGAtgcgtatataggtataacttCTACTGAAAGTAAATTCACGAAGACCGACCCCCGTGCCCGTTTCCCTCCGCCATCAAAACGGCGAAATGTGTGGCCGAAAtacatattcaaatatttatccaTACGTGTATCTTCGATGAATTATATAAATCTTGCCGGAACACTTTTCCAAAATCTGCAATACATACAAGCATACGTCGCTACGCCGCGTCTCCATGTATGTATTAAAATTTGTTCGCAATACATAGCTCAATTGTGCGAACAGAACTAATGCGGCAACCAACTATAAACTCCATGATAAAATCGTAACGAATCGGCAAGTTCGCGATTTAATTGCAATTCCGGAGACTCGAGCGCCCGTCTGTAAGTTTGAATGCCTTCGAGTAGGCGCTGCTTTTCTAAACATAGAATATtctcaaaatatatttcaaacgtTATATTGGTATTCATATAGGTATCTGGGTATACGTAGAGGCTGTCGAGTGGCGGCAGCCAAAACCAGACACATACACTTCtagtatacacatatatatgtatatccgaAAATATGAACCACAATAAACTACCGAAATATTCCAGAAGTTATTTCATCGCATCAACTTACTAGCAATCCCCCGTACGCTAGTCAccctcgtcatcgtcgtcggcTGTCCT is drawn from Neodiprion fabricii isolate iyNeoFabr1 chromosome 3, iyNeoFabr1.1, whole genome shotgun sequence and contains these coding sequences:
- the LOC124177367 gene encoding uncharacterized protein LOC124177367, whose product is MSIVTEHGGKGYAPLPQSMSNTDTENEDEGVEKKSCQSTKHDSTTMQGNVRFFPLDESKNLANRLKNGRNTSLGYCSDDIPIMVIDQDANNDLWKRPHMSFLRQLFLAASILLCLATIVIFLYVLPCNESNSLRPAIKNRPALLWDNTLQGMELYGPILVIPGTPRNLVMMYREQLYGDSVGKMQGSMVPLRKGGVISIHGGNGLLLWVVRLSYPPTEIVCKNLNMDKSRKPETTCLVAGEPGLISINSTTGLTQWSISASTHSKLPMLLPDIDGDGIADLLSVVISKDQKKQSPALFSGKSGSLLGQELKPECRRVYVSSLDSNDTISYLCDDSNGKQSTKTITLKELFPRIQYPEAMEKITDELNELQNPVVPSAQNSDQHIVRLTAFHQLGIEHQGTCPGDLCQTIMNITFQKDSNQPRMIWKSYGPNAYGMKPAIFTQINNPLVTGFVMKFWQWTPDSQIDKINSSIVRRTVIERTLVVIIDAAEVHPVNASQTEITQICDGTNCQPSLELQSQSLVVTDLNDDGSRELISYQTSYEFRDNLQLLKSKVEFIMLDAEVAKLTQIIIS